The Microlunatus antarcticus genome window below encodes:
- a CDS encoding NAD(P)H-binding protein has protein sequence MKTLVIGGAGGVGRRLTTLLTQDGGEVSGLHRSAAQSAAVEEAGGTSVLFDLVQGTTEELASLLEGHDAVVFSAGAHGTGRDQTTAIDGKGLEKAVDAARQAGVARFVLVSVFPDAGRDLETNEGFEHYMRVKKAADVYLTSSDLDWVVVRPGTLTDGPGTGNVRAGWAVPYGDVPRDDVAAVIAAALREPRLHRVVVELTEGETPVDEAVAALVG, from the coding sequence GTGAAGACACTCGTGATCGGTGGCGCAGGTGGGGTGGGGCGGCGGCTGACGACGCTGCTGACGCAGGACGGCGGCGAGGTGAGCGGCCTGCACCGCAGCGCCGCGCAGTCCGCGGCCGTGGAGGAGGCGGGCGGGACGTCCGTCCTGTTCGACCTCGTGCAGGGGACGACCGAGGAGCTGGCCTCGCTGCTCGAGGGCCACGACGCGGTCGTGTTCTCGGCCGGCGCGCACGGCACCGGGCGGGACCAGACGACGGCGATCGACGGGAAGGGTCTCGAGAAGGCCGTGGACGCGGCCCGCCAGGCCGGCGTCGCCCGCTTCGTGCTCGTCTCGGTGTTCCCCGACGCGGGCCGGGACCTGGAGACGAACGAGGGCTTCGAGCACTACATGCGGGTCAAGAAGGCCGCCGACGTCTACCTGACGTCGTCCGACCTCGACTGGGTCGTCGTCAGACCCGGGACCCTGACCGACGGCCCCGGCACCGGGAACGTGCGCGCCGGCTGGGCCGTCCCGTACGGCGACGTGCCTCGCGACGACGTCGCCGCCGTCATCGCCGCCGCGCTGCGCGAGCCGCGGCTGCACCGCGTGGTCGTGGAGCTGACGGAGGGCGAGACCCCGGTCGACGAGGCTGTCGCCGCCCTGGTCGGCTAG
- a CDS encoding dienelactone hydrolase family protein produces MTALEGWTEGEHTDPSTGVSHPTYRRGSGPGVVVVSEIPGITAEVLTFAEEVVAEGFTVVLPHLFGAVPSPSGPGAAVRTLAQVCVNREFNKLRVGETSPVATWLRSLARTLHAELGGPGVGALGMCFTGGFALAMMVDDVVVAPVLAQPSLPFAIGRARGADLNLSPADLAVVKRRAAAGCSVLGLKYADDPTVGTRFETLTAEIGDAFVRVELPGKKHSTLTAHRQQVAVDRVLEFFRAELL; encoded by the coding sequence ATGACCGCGCTGGAGGGCTGGACCGAGGGCGAGCACACGGACCCGTCGACCGGGGTGAGCCACCCGACGTACCGCCGGGGGAGCGGACCCGGCGTCGTGGTCGTCTCCGAGATCCCGGGGATCACCGCCGAGGTCCTCACCTTCGCCGAGGAGGTCGTCGCGGAGGGCTTCACCGTCGTCCTGCCCCACCTCTTCGGGGCGGTGCCCAGCCCGTCCGGGCCGGGTGCGGCCGTACGGACGCTGGCGCAGGTCTGCGTGAACCGGGAGTTCAACAAGCTCCGGGTGGGCGAGACCTCGCCGGTCGCGACGTGGCTCCGGTCCCTCGCCCGGACGCTGCACGCCGAGCTCGGCGGACCGGGCGTCGGGGCGCTGGGGATGTGCTTCACCGGCGGCTTCGCGCTGGCGATGATGGTCGACGACGTGGTCGTGGCCCCGGTCCTCGCGCAGCCGTCCCTGCCCTTCGCGATCGGCCGGGCCCGGGGCGCCGACCTCAACCTCTCCCCGGCGGACCTCGCGGTGGTCAAGCGGCGCGCGGCGGCGGGCTGCTCGGTCCTGGGTCTGAAGTACGCCGACGACCCGACCGTGGGCACCCGCTTCGAGACCCTCACCGCCGAGATCGGGGACGCCTTCGTCCGGGTCGAGCTGCCGGGCAAGAAGCACTCGACGCTGACCGCGCACCGCCAGCAGGTGGCGGTCGACCGGGTGCTCGAGTTCTTCCGCGCCGAGCTCCTGTGA
- a CDS encoding NADH:flavin oxidoreductase/NADH oxidase, whose translation MSKLFETLTLRGLTVRNRIWLAPMCQYSVERRDGVPTDWHLVNLGARAQGGFGLLLTEASAVTADGRISPQDTGLWNDVQRDAWARIVDFVHAQGAAIGVQLAHAGRKASTYRGFSDEPQNGSVPAEDGGWPTVSASPEAFPGYDAPREMTVDDIADVVSAFGAAARRAVEAGFDTVEVHGAHGYLVHQFLSPLANHRTDAYGGSFEGRTRLLVEIVDAVRANVPETMPVLVRLSATDWTEGGWDADQTVAVSAVLKDHGVDLVDVSSGGAVLAEIPVGPGYQVPFARSVREGSGLPSGAVGLITSPQQAETVLTSGDADVVLLARAALREPAWPQRAAAELGVDWHEAAYPDAYARGHWPSEARAG comes from the coding sequence GTGAGCAAGCTCTTCGAGACCCTGACCCTGCGCGGCCTGACCGTGCGCAACCGCATCTGGCTGGCGCCGATGTGCCAGTACTCGGTGGAGCGCCGCGACGGCGTCCCGACCGACTGGCACCTGGTCAACCTCGGGGCGCGTGCGCAGGGCGGCTTCGGACTGCTGCTCACCGAGGCGAGCGCCGTCACCGCGGACGGGCGGATCAGCCCGCAGGACACCGGCCTCTGGAACGACGTCCAGCGCGACGCCTGGGCCCGGATCGTCGACTTCGTCCACGCCCAGGGGGCCGCGATCGGCGTCCAGCTGGCGCACGCCGGCCGGAAGGCGTCGACGTACCGCGGCTTCTCCGACGAGCCGCAGAACGGCAGCGTCCCCGCCGAGGACGGCGGCTGGCCGACCGTCTCCGCGTCGCCGGAGGCGTTCCCCGGCTACGACGCCCCGCGCGAGATGACCGTCGACGACATCGCCGACGTCGTGTCCGCCTTCGGCGCGGCCGCCCGGCGTGCGGTCGAGGCGGGCTTCGACACCGTCGAGGTCCACGGCGCGCACGGCTACCTCGTGCACCAGTTCCTCAGCCCGCTGGCCAACCACCGCACCGACGCGTACGGCGGCAGCTTCGAGGGGCGTACGCGGCTGCTCGTCGAGATCGTCGACGCCGTCCGCGCGAACGTTCCCGAGACCATGCCCGTCCTCGTCCGCCTCTCGGCGACCGACTGGACCGAGGGCGGCTGGGACGCCGATCAGACCGTCGCGGTGTCGGCGGTGCTCAAGGACCACGGCGTCGACCTGGTCGACGTGTCCTCGGGCGGGGCCGTGCTGGCCGAGATCCCGGTCGGCCCCGGCTACCAGGTGCCGTTCGCCCGGTCCGTCCGCGAGGGTTCTGGGCTGCCGTCCGGGGCGGTCGGCCTCATCACCTCGCCGCAGCAGGCCGAGACGGTCCTGACCTCCGGCGACGCCGACGTCGTGCTGCTCGCGCGGGCCGCCCTCCGCGAGCCGGCCTGGCCGCAGCGCGCGGCCGCCGAGCTCGGCGTCGACTGGCACGAGGCCGCCTACCCCGACGCGTACGCCCGGGGGCACTGGCCGAGCGAGGCCCGCGCCGGCTGA
- a CDS encoding FG-GAP-like repeat-containing protein has product MSLALAAPLLLLAPPASAAAVAKPYDFNGDGFPELVVGAPELQVGSDTFAGGVVVYPASAAGVSTAGTVLTQDSAGVPGAAGENQNFGAAFASADFDHDGYADLAVGVPGLPDGQGGRVIVLRGSAAGLATSGGYTVARPGAPDHDRFGTSLVSADFDGDGYADLAVGAITADRVEGPEYYPNGSVVVLEGGQKTFSPQRSTVLHGQRSGKKYDLLFGSSLAVGDVDGDARPDLVVGSLGLPYDDGEGHGGSVSVCTTAAAGPGPCRQVAFGYNTGSTALAVGNVKGDARDEIVVGQPENGTEGDEPGVVYTLSLTGTGSALKAKTAELTQGTKGVPGSNERNDEFGFAVALGDLDRDGYADLVVGSPGETISGRNEAGRVTVVHGGKKGYRTSGNQAFDQGTKGVPGAVETEDSFGGAVALLDHDADGRLDLTVGAPGENDGGGITTLKGSGKSFTTKDSKSFGLGGLAYPTPYGAGLGSVLGS; this is encoded by the coding sequence GTGAGTCTCGCGCTAGCCGCGCCGCTCCTGCTCCTCGCTCCGCCGGCCTCCGCCGCCGCGGTGGCCAAGCCGTACGACTTCAACGGCGACGGCTTCCCCGAGCTGGTGGTCGGCGCCCCCGAGCTGCAGGTCGGGTCGGACACGTTCGCCGGTGGGGTCGTGGTCTACCCGGCCTCCGCGGCGGGCGTGTCCACGGCCGGCACGGTCCTCACCCAGGACTCGGCCGGTGTCCCTGGCGCCGCCGGCGAGAACCAGAACTTCGGCGCCGCCTTCGCCAGCGCCGACTTCGACCACGACGGGTACGCCGACCTCGCCGTCGGGGTGCCCGGCCTGCCGGACGGCCAGGGCGGGCGCGTGATCGTGCTGCGCGGCTCGGCGGCCGGGTTGGCGACGTCGGGCGGCTACACGGTCGCCCGCCCGGGCGCGCCGGACCACGACCGGTTCGGCACGTCACTCGTCTCGGCGGACTTCGACGGGGACGGGTACGCCGACCTCGCGGTCGGTGCGATCACCGCCGACCGGGTCGAGGGTCCGGAGTACTACCCCAACGGCTCCGTCGTCGTCCTCGAGGGCGGGCAGAAGACCTTCTCCCCGCAGCGGTCGACCGTCCTGCACGGGCAGCGGAGCGGAAAGAAGTATGACCTGCTCTTCGGGTCCTCGCTCGCCGTCGGCGACGTGGACGGCGACGCCAGGCCGGACCTCGTGGTGGGCTCGCTGGGTCTCCCCTACGACGACGGGGAGGGGCACGGCGGGTCGGTGAGCGTGTGCACCACCGCCGCCGCGGGCCCCGGCCCCTGCCGCCAGGTGGCCTTCGGCTACAACACCGGTTCCACGGCGCTGGCGGTCGGGAACGTGAAGGGCGACGCGCGGGACGAGATCGTCGTGGGTCAGCCGGAGAACGGCACCGAGGGCGACGAGCCCGGCGTGGTCTACACGCTGTCGTTGACCGGGACGGGCTCGGCGCTGAAGGCGAAGACCGCCGAGCTCACCCAGGGGACCAAGGGCGTCCCGGGCAGCAACGAGAGGAACGACGAGTTCGGGTTCGCGGTCGCCCTGGGCGACCTGGACCGGGACGGCTACGCCGACCTGGTCGTCGGTTCGCCGGGCGAGACCATCAGCGGCCGGAACGAGGCCGGCCGGGTGACGGTGGTCCACGGCGGCAAGAAGGGGTACCGGACCAGCGGCAACCAGGCCTTCGACCAGGGTACCAAGGGCGTGCCGGGCGCCGTCGAGACCGAGGACAGCTTCGGCGGTGCCGTCGCTCTGCTCGACCACGACGCCGACGGTCGGCTGGACCTCACCGTCGGAGCGCCGGGGGAGAACGACGGCGGCGGGATCACGACGCTGAAGGGCTCCGGGAAGAGCTTCACCACGAAGGACTCGAAGAGCTTCGGGCTCGGCGGCCTCGCCTACCCGACCCCGTACGGGGCCGGCCTCGGTTCCGTCCTGGGCAGCTGA
- a CDS encoding NAD(P)/FAD-dependent oxidoreductase — MDPVVVVGAGISGIAAARALTEGGREVVVLDRGRRIGGRMASRKTDGRMVDTGASYFTVSDDTFRGVVEAWRDQGLAREWTDTFSVSADGELSPKSGPVRWAAPGGLRSLVEHLATGLDVRETTVEHVGPGPVVDGLAASAVVLAMPDPQAVRLLDPAYASVVAALDDPFDPVLALTATWDARSWADVDGAFVADDPILSWVADDGRRRGDGAPVLVAHSTPDFAAEHLVAPDEAAGPMTAALRDALHIDAEPTSTHVHRWTFGKPAGKREQHYFLDENLVGVCGDAWSDKPRVESAYLSGRALGQALLERLA; from the coding sequence GTGGATCCAGTCGTCGTCGTCGGTGCCGGCATCTCAGGGATCGCGGCCGCCCGCGCCCTGACCGAGGGGGGCCGGGAGGTCGTCGTGCTCGACCGGGGCCGGCGGATCGGCGGGCGGATGGCCAGCCGGAAGACCGACGGCCGCATGGTCGACACGGGGGCGTCGTACTTCACCGTCTCCGACGACACGTTCCGGGGCGTCGTCGAGGCCTGGCGCGACCAGGGCCTGGCGCGGGAGTGGACCGACACCTTCTCGGTGTCGGCCGACGGCGAGCTGTCGCCCAAGAGCGGCCCGGTCCGCTGGGCCGCTCCCGGCGGGCTGCGCAGCCTCGTCGAGCACCTGGCGACCGGCCTCGACGTGCGGGAGACGACCGTCGAGCACGTCGGCCCCGGCCCGGTCGTCGACGGGCTGGCGGCCTCGGCCGTCGTCCTCGCCATGCCCGACCCGCAGGCCGTCCGGCTGCTCGACCCGGCGTACGCGTCGGTCGTCGCGGCGCTGGACGACCCGTTCGACCCCGTGCTCGCCCTGACGGCGACCTGGGACGCACGTTCCTGGGCGGACGTCGACGGCGCGTTCGTCGCGGACGACCCGATCCTCAGCTGGGTCGCCGACGACGGTCGCCGACGCGGCGACGGCGCCCCGGTGCTCGTCGCCCACTCGACCCCGGACTTCGCGGCCGAGCACCTCGTCGCCCCCGACGAGGCCGCCGGCCCGATGACCGCGGCGCTCCGCGACGCGCTGCACATCGACGCGGAGCCGACGTCGACCCACGTGCACCGCTGGACGTTCGGGAAGCCGGCCGGGAAGCGCGAGCAGCACTACTTCCTGGACGAGAACCTCGTCGGGGTCTGCGGCGACGCCTGGTCGGACAAGCCGCGCGTCGAGTCGGCGTACCTCTCCGGCCGCGCCCTGGGCCAGGCGCTGCTCGAGCGCCTGGCCTGA
- a CDS encoding SDR family NAD(P)-dependent oxidoreductase: protein MDTTTTNKIAVITGASRGLGRSMAEHLSRRGWGVIGTYQSRRDAADAIVAEIEGAGGKAAFLPFDAADPSSTTTFADALREQLQTTFGRSDFDALVNNAGVGLSKPFVDTTEAELDAILDIHVKTPFLLTQRLLPMLVDGGQVLNVSSGLATFVGPGMSAYASAKGAIEVLSRYQAQELGARRIRVNVLRPGAIATDFGGGAVRDNAQYNAAVSSMIALGRPGEADDIGAGVAAILSDDLAWANGTVIELSGGQRL, encoded by the coding sequence ATGGACACGACCACCACGAACAAGATCGCCGTCATCACCGGAGCGAGTCGCGGCCTGGGCCGCAGCATGGCCGAGCACCTCAGCCGCCGCGGCTGGGGCGTCATCGGGACCTACCAGAGCCGCCGCGACGCCGCCGACGCGATCGTCGCCGAGATCGAGGGCGCGGGCGGGAAGGCCGCGTTCCTGCCGTTCGACGCCGCCGACCCCTCCTCCACCACCACGTTCGCCGACGCGCTGCGGGAGCAGCTCCAGACGACCTTCGGGCGGTCGGACTTCGACGCGCTCGTGAACAACGCCGGCGTCGGCCTGAGCAAGCCCTTCGTCGACACCACCGAGGCCGAGCTCGACGCGATCCTCGACATCCACGTCAAGACGCCGTTCCTGCTTACCCAGCGGCTGCTCCCGATGCTCGTCGACGGCGGGCAGGTCCTCAACGTCTCCTCCGGCCTCGCGACCTTCGTCGGCCCCGGGATGTCGGCGTACGCGTCGGCCAAGGGCGCGATCGAGGTCCTGAGCCGCTACCAGGCCCAGGAGCTCGGCGCCCGGCGGATCCGCGTGAACGTGCTCCGCCCCGGGGCCATCGCCACCGACTTCGGCGGCGGGGCCGTGCGCGACAACGCGCAGTACAACGCGGCCGTGTCGTCGATGATCGCGCTCGGCCGACCGGGCGAGGCCGACGACATCGGCGCCGGCGTCGCCGCGATCCTGTCCGACGACCTGGCCTGGGCGAACGGCACCGTCATCGAGCTGTCCGGCGGGCAGCGCCTGTAG
- a CDS encoding helix-turn-helix transcriptional regulator, whose translation MDRHALGDFLRSRRERLRPEDVGMVPGPRRRTPGLRRDEVALLAAMSTDYYERIEQARGPQPSPAMLGAIARALRLTRDERDHVYVLAGQLPPAAYVSLGYADPGLMTILDALAPTVPAMITDDLEGVLAQNPLNVALLGRLTDLGGFEPSFLWRWFTDDRFRRLYAENDREQLTRGYVADFRAAVARRGPDAEATALVDALLAASEEFRAVWALQEVATKRATRKVLQHEQVGRLDLECDVVVSPPSGQHLVLFRARPGTGTAERLAMLAVVGTEEFAASD comes from the coding sequence ATGGACCGCCATGCGCTCGGGGACTTCCTGCGCTCCCGCCGCGAACGGCTGCGGCCCGAGGACGTCGGCATGGTGCCCGGCCCGCGCCGGCGTACGCCCGGGCTGCGCCGCGACGAGGTGGCGCTGCTCGCCGCGATGTCGACCGACTACTACGAGCGCATCGAGCAGGCCCGCGGACCGCAGCCGTCCCCGGCGATGCTCGGCGCGATCGCCCGGGCGCTGCGGCTCACCCGCGACGAGCGGGACCACGTGTACGTGCTCGCCGGGCAGCTGCCACCGGCGGCGTACGTGTCCCTCGGCTACGCCGACCCGGGCCTGATGACCATCCTCGACGCGCTCGCGCCCACCGTGCCGGCCATGATCACCGACGACCTCGAGGGCGTCCTCGCGCAGAACCCGCTGAACGTCGCCCTGCTCGGCCGGCTGACCGACCTCGGCGGCTTCGAGCCCAGCTTCCTGTGGCGCTGGTTCACCGACGACCGGTTCCGGCGCCTCTACGCCGAGAACGACCGCGAGCAGCTCACCCGCGGGTACGTGGCCGACTTCCGCGCCGCGGTCGCCCGGCGGGGCCCCGACGCCGAGGCGACGGCGCTGGTCGACGCGCTGCTGGCCGCGAGCGAGGAGTTCCGCGCGGTGTGGGCGCTGCAGGAGGTGGCGACCAAGCGCGCCACCCGTAAGGTCCTCCAGCACGAGCAGGTCGGACGCCTCGACCTCGAGTGCGACGTCGTCGTCAGCCCCCCGTCCGGGCAGCACCTCGTCCTCTTCCGGGCCCGACCGGGAACGGGCACGGCCGAGCGGCTCGCGATGCTCGCGGTGGTGGGGACGGAGGAGTTCGCGGCGTCCGACTGA
- a CDS encoding TolB family protein has product MTRTPFLLRCALVTAVGLSVAACTAGGGAPADAPADAPAAVPSSAAPSATPSAPALPQSAAPLPDDEMVWRYSAGSNRTISTVSTNGLTGADLVVGEKNVAASLSPDRRTIVYIRREADDRASLRAVSADGQSDTRLFADGSTDCPKLRRPAVGVNGTLAIVCSPFDEGGEDVLNIMNTDGTLVKQLDHGQLGDATFSPDGSRVVYARDPYLPYKLGGALFSAPTDGSSSPVRVLAGTNVNPVWSPTADEVAYVRLDGKRRSIGIVRVGADGRGGGTRALTTGSAYDQDPSWSPNGARLAFRRGADEPHLFIMKSDGSGATRVVRSSGAVNAPVWTAR; this is encoded by the coding sequence ATGACCCGCACCCCCTTCCTGCTCCGCTGCGCGCTGGTGACGGCGGTGGGTCTCTCGGTCGCCGCCTGCACGGCGGGTGGCGGCGCGCCCGCCGACGCTCCCGCTGACGCCCCGGCCGCGGTGCCCTCGAGCGCCGCGCCGAGCGCGACCCCGTCCGCACCGGCCCTGCCGCAGTCCGCGGCGCCGCTGCCGGACGACGAGATGGTGTGGCGCTACTCCGCCGGCAGCAACCGGACGATCTCCACCGTGAGCACCAACGGCCTGACCGGGGCCGACCTGGTGGTCGGGGAGAAGAACGTGGCCGCCTCGCTGTCCCCCGACCGGCGGACCATCGTCTACATCCGTCGGGAGGCCGACGACCGGGCCTCGCTCCGCGCGGTCTCGGCGGACGGCCAGTCCGACACCCGGCTCTTCGCTGACGGCTCGACGGACTGCCCGAAGCTCCGCCGGCCGGCGGTCGGGGTGAACGGCACCCTCGCGATCGTGTGCTCGCCCTTCGACGAGGGCGGCGAGGACGTCCTCAACATCATGAACACCGACGGCACGCTGGTGAAGCAGCTCGACCACGGCCAGCTCGGCGACGCCACCTTCAGCCCCGACGGCTCGCGGGTCGTCTACGCGCGGGACCCGTACCTGCCCTACAAGCTCGGCGGTGCGCTCTTCTCGGCCCCGACCGACGGGTCGAGCTCGCCGGTCCGCGTCCTCGCCGGGACGAACGTCAACCCGGTCTGGTCACCCACGGCCGACGAGGTCGCGTACGTGCGCCTGGACGGCAAGCGCCGCAGCATCGGCATCGTCCGGGTCGGGGCCGACGGGCGCGGCGGCGGGACCCGGGCGCTGACGACCGGCTCGGCGTACGACCAGGACCCGTCGTGGTCGCCGAACGGCGCGCGGCTCGCGTTCCGCCGCGGTGCCGACGAGCCGCACCTGTTCATCATGAAGTCGGACGGCAGCGGGGCGACCCGGGTCGTGCGCAGCTCGGGCGCGGTCAACGCGCCCGTGTGGACCGCCCGCTGA
- a CDS encoding TIM-barrel domain-containing protein — MDRPLTSRTGRTRRVGGLALALALLLPVLVVGPAAAAPSPGPTTGVVVSGDARFEVVTPTLLRVQHAAGGRFDDRPTTTVPTGDAPRDAAPPAYSVDHVDGWLLLRTDRLTLRYREGSGTFTPENLAVDLDVAGTPTTARPTWRRPPGTCAYGTRCEAEDGRLSGGQSVHHTHEGASGRGYASDLGQHGSTDAWTITGVPRAGRHALQVAYANGSSSTRTLDVLVGGRRVGRLDAPPSGGWSTWRTTTVDVDLGAGDSVVATRCSDDVSCRVDLDAVAVTEPGARYPTDVTTQPPATDEPGQLGGWTRGLDVYPDQAGPDVDAVALHPGVLNRQGSWLLDDSWAAVRTADGWITGRPTGDPTFQDGWFFGYGHDYATALADLRVLTGAAALPPQWMTGVWYSVYDAIAARTYERELLPAFAQHDVPVDGLSVDTDWKAPVRWDGWEWNADLFPDPDAFFAWARSQQLAVVLNVHAGLSGRDAALRTVERESGADLVRAGQCFSPDCHALDFGDRAQAEAWFALHTPYEREGVRQWWMDWCCTSSTVDVPGATPDSWLNEQYARRLTDAGQRGVVLSRLGASLQDFRGSYPSGPWGEHRSTVHFTGDTAATWETLALAARLTPDEAAIGQPWVSHDIGSFLGRHLPDDLYARWVQLGTFQPVLRLHSYHGDRLPWQYDAGDGPAADFLRLREALSPYTYSAGWEATRTGQPICRPLYLDDPESPEAYAHPDEYRFGHDLLVAPVVTAGASASREVWFPPGRWVGWFDGRTYTGPSTQTVTVPLDQMPVFLRAGGIVTQVPGAQRVEPSPAAVSLAVASSVAGSVTSSVLHTDAGDGLGYTTGESADTTFTYASDRGPWWWRRPSSRLTVGAASGTFPGAVAERAYAVDLRALSRPDRVRVDGVTLTEVAPGGDAVGWSYDDAARTLRVRTAPLATAEAHVVEQRGGDVRD; from the coding sequence GTGGACCGCCCGCTGACCTCGCGGACGGGCAGGACGCGCCGTGTCGGAGGGCTCGCCCTCGCGCTGGCGCTGCTGCTGCCCGTCCTCGTCGTCGGTCCGGCCGCCGCGGCCCCGTCGCCGGGTCCGACGACCGGGGTCGTGGTCAGCGGGGACGCGCGCTTCGAGGTCGTGACGCCCACGCTCCTGCGGGTGCAGCACGCGGCGGGCGGGCGGTTCGACGACCGGCCCACGACGACGGTGCCGACGGGAGATGCTCCTCGGGACGCCGCCCCGCCGGCGTACTCGGTGGACCACGTCGACGGCTGGCTCCTGCTGAGGACCGACCGGCTGACGCTGCGCTACCGCGAGGGCTCGGGGACGTTCACCCCGGAGAACCTGGCGGTCGACCTCGACGTCGCCGGCACCCCGACCACCGCGCGGCCGACCTGGCGGCGCCCGCCGGGCACGTGCGCGTACGGTACCCGCTGCGAGGCCGAGGACGGCCGGCTCTCGGGCGGGCAGAGCGTGCACCACACCCACGAGGGTGCGTCGGGTCGCGGCTACGCCTCCGACCTCGGCCAGCACGGCTCGACCGACGCCTGGACGATCACCGGCGTGCCACGCGCGGGGCGCCACGCCCTGCAGGTCGCGTACGCGAACGGCTCGTCGTCCACGCGCACGCTCGACGTGCTGGTGGGCGGGCGTCGCGTCGGCCGGCTGGACGCCCCGCCGAGCGGCGGGTGGTCCACCTGGCGCACGACGACGGTCGACGTGGACCTCGGGGCCGGCGACTCGGTGGTCGCCACCCGGTGCTCCGACGACGTCTCGTGCCGCGTCGACCTCGACGCCGTCGCGGTGACCGAGCCGGGCGCGCGCTACCCGACCGACGTGACGACCCAGCCGCCGGCCACCGACGAGCCCGGGCAGCTCGGCGGCTGGACCCGCGGCCTCGACGTGTACCCGGACCAGGCCGGGCCGGACGTCGACGCGGTGGCCCTGCACCCGGGCGTGCTCAACCGGCAGGGCTCGTGGCTGCTGGACGACAGCTGGGCGGCGGTGCGGACCGCGGACGGCTGGATCACGGGCCGGCCGACCGGCGACCCGACCTTTCAGGACGGGTGGTTCTTCGGCTACGGCCACGACTACGCGACGGCGCTCGCCGACCTGCGCGTGCTGACCGGTGCCGCGGCGCTGCCGCCGCAGTGGATGACCGGGGTCTGGTACTCGGTCTACGACGCCATCGCGGCCCGGACGTACGAGCGCGAGCTCCTGCCGGCCTTCGCCCAGCACGACGTCCCGGTCGACGGGCTGAGCGTCGACACCGACTGGAAGGCGCCGGTCCGCTGGGACGGCTGGGAGTGGAACGCGGACCTCTTCCCCGACCCGGACGCGTTCTTCGCCTGGGCGCGGTCCCAGCAGCTCGCCGTCGTGCTCAACGTGCACGCCGGGCTGTCGGGGCGGGACGCGGCGCTGCGCACCGTCGAGCGCGAGAGCGGGGCCGACCTCGTGCGGGCCGGGCAGTGCTTCTCGCCCGACTGCCACGCCCTCGACTTCGGCGACCGGGCGCAGGCGGAGGCCTGGTTCGCGCTGCACACCCCGTACGAGCGCGAGGGCGTGCGGCAGTGGTGGATGGACTGGTGCTGCACGAGCTCGACGGTCGACGTGCCCGGCGCGACGCCGGACAGCTGGCTCAACGAGCAGTACGCGCGGCGGCTGACCGACGCCGGCCAGCGCGGCGTGGTGCTGTCGCGGCTCGGCGCCTCGTTGCAGGACTTCCGCGGGTCGTACCCGAGCGGGCCGTGGGGCGAGCACCGCAGCACGGTCCACTTCACCGGCGACACCGCCGCGACCTGGGAGACGCTCGCGCTCGCCGCGCGGCTGACGCCCGACGAGGCCGCGATCGGCCAGCCGTGGGTCAGCCACGACATCGGCAGCTTCCTCGGCCGGCACCTGCCCGACGACCTCTACGCGCGGTGGGTGCAGCTGGGGACGTTCCAGCCGGTCCTGCGGCTGCACTCCTACCACGGCGACCGGCTGCCCTGGCAGTACGACGCGGGCGACGGGCCGGCGGCCGACTTCCTGCGGCTGCGGGAGGCGCTCAGCCCGTACACCTACTCGGCCGGGTGGGAGGCGACGCGGACCGGCCAGCCGATCTGCCGCCCGCTCTACCTCGACGACCCGGAGTCGCCCGAGGCGTACGCGCACCCCGACGAGTACCGCTTCGGCCACGACCTGCTGGTCGCGCCGGTCGTGACGGCGGGGGCGAGCGCGAGCCGGGAGGTCTGGTTCCCGCCGGGGCGGTGGGTCGGGTGGTTCGACGGCCGCACGTACACGGGGCCGTCGACGCAGACCGTGACGGTTCCGCTGGACCAGATGCCCGTGTTCCTGCGGGCGGGCGGCATCGTCACGCAGGTCCCGGGGGCGCAGCGGGTCGAGCCGAGCCCGGCCGCGGTCTCGCTCGCCGTCGCCAGCAGCGTGGCGGGGTCGGTGACCTCGTCCGTGCTGCACACGGACGCGGGGGACGGGCTCGGCTACACGACCGGGGAGTCGGCGGACACGACGTTCACGTACGCGTCCGACCGCGGGCCGTGGTGGTGGCGCCGTCCCTCGAGCCGGCTCACCGTGGGGGCCGCGAGCGGGACGTTCCCGGGAGCGGTCGCCGAACGTGCGTACGCCGTCGACCTGCGCGCGCTGTCGCGTCCCGACCGGGTGCGGGTGGACGGGGTCACGCTGACCGAGGTCGCCCCGGGCGGGGACGCGGTGGGCTGGTCGTACGACGACGCGGCCCGGACGCTGCGCGTGCGGACGGCGCCCCTGGCGACCGCCGAGGCCCACGTGGTCGAGCAGCGTGGCGGGGACGTCCGGGACTAG